GCTGATCTCTTCATACTATCGGTTCGCAGATCTTGATGCTTTTGCGAAATTTCATCGAAGAGATGTGAGTTACGCCAATGACGAAATGAGAGCGATCTGGCACTTGACAATGTCAACGCAAAATCTCCGCCAAATAGTCCTTGCAATCAAAGGACTAAAGACCATTGAGGATGCCGCAGCACGTAGTGGAGAGCAAGCCGGTCTGACCCATTCCGTTTCAATTCTCGATTCTTTCACCGGGATGCGACCGAACTATTTCGAAGCGTTGGTAGGCGCAAAAGAGCTTAACTCAATCATCGAGACTGCAGCAAGCCATCTGAAATCAAGCGATCCATCCGCTTTGGAACTTCTCACCCAATATATCAACATGTTTGTGAGCCAGGATAAAGAACATCGGCGATGAATTTCCGCGCGACATTTATGTCAAAAGGAATGTTACCCCATACCCGATTCTAAGAGCTGTAACGCTCAACGGTATCGCACCCGGCTTCCTGCCACTACGAAAGTTTGCTTGCGATGAGAACGAGGTAAGCGTATCCCACAAGAATTCCGAGTACCGCATTGTACTCCTTATTTCGAAGCACCTGCTGCCAGGAAAACTGTGTAGAGATGTTTGGGTACAGCCGGATTGTCGGATAGAGGGCGGGAACGTCGGCAGAATATTGCGAAAATTCGCCGGGAAATTTTCCTTGTAGCACAGATTCTTCATGCCGGATCACCGGAACATAACAGAGCGCAAAATAAGCTGCAACAAGCAACCAGATCCAGACGGAGTTTGCGACCAGACAGAATCCTACAGCGATCAGGAAACTTCCCAGATAAAGGGGATTTCGAATGATGCGGTATGGACCTCCTGTGGTCAATAGCTGCTCTTTGCGAAGGTGGCCTGCTGCCCAGATTCGAATCGCTTCACCCGCAACTACAAGTGCAATACTGAACCCCAAAAACCGTGGTTCATAACGAGCAAGCAGGAGCGCTGCAACAACAAGGGGGATGCCCAGGTTTCGGCGATGACGTCGCACCCATTGCGAATACAATTTAACCGCCAAGTCGCCAAGACTCCAAGAAATTAATTACTGATTTGTATTTAAAGATGTTGATAGATAGAAGGTTTTTTTGACGGAATCCAAGACCTGTGGCACTTCCAGTTTTTTCATGCATTGAATGCCGATCGGACAAACGCGCAGGTAACACGGACTGCACTGGTAATTGATGGTGCAGGCGGAATCATGCGGGTTCCACGGTCCGTTGCGAAGCGGATCAGTCGGTCCGTACAATCCAACCACAGGAATTCCCAGCGCCGATGCCAGATGGAGCGGTCCGGAGTCGCTGCTTACCATCAACCGGGATCTGCTGGTCAAAGCGATCAATTCGGAAAGATTCGTGCTGAAAGAAATCATTGCCGGTGTGATGCATTTGCGCGCGACTTTATCCGCGAGATGGCGCTCTCCCGGCCCCCATACGATGAGAGAAGGAATATGAAGATCGTTGTAAATCATGTCGATCAATTGCGCAAATTTATCTTCATCCCACAACTTTGTGATCCAGCCGCCGCCGGGGTTGATCAACACAAAATCTTCGATTTCGAGCTTCTTCAACTCCTGTTCCACGTACTGAACAGCTTCTTCCTCCGGATGAATGTGAAAATGAAGGGGCAAGTTTTCCGAGCGAATGCCAACAGACTCCAGCACAGCCAGATTCTTTTCGATGATGTGTTCCTTTTTTGCGGTCCCCGTGCTGAATTCGTTTAGAAACAGGAAGCTCCATTTCTGCGAGCGGTCCGAATGCGCCATGCCGATTCTTCTGGAAGATCCGGAAAAACGGGCGAGCAGCGCGGATTTGAAGATTCCTTGAAAATCGAGAACAAGGTCAAATTCCTGGGAGCGAAGATAGCGGAGAAAACTGTACACTTCTTTCCACACAGCCGGTGAAAGGATTCGTTTTCGCCACTTCTTTGTGTCCACGAGAAGTAGTTGGCCCACAGCCGGATGATGATTCAGCAATGGAGCCAGGCCTTTTTCGGCGATCCATGTAATTCGCGCGGAGGGAAATCGTTCTTTCAGCAGATGAGCAACAGGAAGTGTATGGATAATATCACCGATCGAATTTAGTTGCAGGATGCAGATCGATCGTGGTTCTTCAGGAATACCTGCGCCGTATTTCTTCGAATAACCAACGGGTGGATTGTATTTTCCTTCCCCCTGTAATGGAAGTTGAACCTCCATACCGCTTCACCGTCTCCTTCTCCGGAACTGTTTCCGGAGTATAGTCACCCCCCTTGCAATGAAAATGGGGCCTTAATTCTACCAATAAACGATCAACCGTGTCATCATCAAAAATAACGACGTAATCAACGCATTGCATTGCGCCAAGCAATTCCGCTCTCGCATCTTGGTTCAGGACCGGTCGTCCTTCTCCTTTTAAACGGTGCACCGAGTCGTCGGAGTTCAAGCCTACAATCAAAAGATCGCCGAGAGCGCGAGCTTCCTGCAGATAGCGCACGTGACCAACGTGCAACACATCAAAACAGCCATTGGCGAATACAACTCGGCTTTCTTTCCTGGATTCGAGAATTGCTTTCAGATCGTTGAGAGTGCGGACTTTATTCATGCATGTCCGCGATCCGGATTGCTTCACCCAGTTCTTCCGGCGTGACTGTAGCTGCCCCGCGTTTCATGACAACCAGACCGGCCGCGCAATTCGCGAGTCGCGCTGCATCGTAAAAGGATGCGCCGGCTGCGACCGCAAGCGCAAAAGTGGTGATCACCGTATCACCCGCGCCCGTTACGTCCACGATATCGGAGGAACCAAAAATAGGAATCGAACGCGGATCTTGATTTTTCGTAAATAAAGCCATTCCGTTTCTGCCGCGCGTAATCAACAAGGCTTGCAGATCCAGTTTTGTGAGCAAATGTTTTCCCGCTTCCATGATGTTTTTTGCGTCCACCGATTTCCCAAGAATCGATTCCAGTTCCGGTTCGTTGGGAGTGGCGGCTGTCACACCGGCGTAAGCCTGAAGGTTATAGCGGGAATCAACGAAACAGGGAAGCCCCGCCTGCGACAGCTCCTTTAAGATCGGAGCCAGATGCGCGGAGCTTGCCACGCCGAGTCCGTAGTCGGAAATGATCAAAACATCGAGATCTTTTGCAAAGTCAGAGAGTCGGTTCGTAAGTTCTTTATGGCAATGAGCATCGGCGGAGAGCGGCAAACAGCGATCGATTCGCAAGATCTGTTGTTTCACGGAGTGCGGAGAACCGGCCACAACTCGCTGTTTAATGAACGTGGGATGGTCATCATCGCAAACAATGCCATCCGTGGAAATTCCCTTCTCTTTCAATACGTGTAAGAGTGTTCTCCCCGGCGTGTCATTTCCGAGCACTCCGAAAGGATACGGATTTCCACCGAGCCCATGAATGTTATTGATCGCGTTGGCTGCGCCGCCCGGGCCGATTTGCGAAGCTTCATAATTCACAACAAAGACAGGTGCTTCACGCGAAAAGCGATGGATCGTGCCGTACACGTATTCGTCAGCAATCAAATCACCGTACACTCCCACTTTCTTCCCGCGCAAAGAAGGGAGGTAGTTCAGCAGATCTTTCATGATTCCAAATTCTCCAACCGGTTCCGCAATACTCGAGCGGGCATACCCACAACAATCGAGTAAGGTGGGATCTCCGAGTTCACAACTGCGCCAGCCGCGAAAACCGAATCGTTGCCGATTTTGCAGCCATCCAGAATGATCACTCCCGCTCCAAACCAGCAGTTATCTTCAATAAAAATCCCACCGCGACTCAAAGAAGGCTGTTGAATGATCGGAATATCGGTGCGTGAAAAATCATGGTTTCCGCCGCCGACAAAATAAACGTAGGATGCAACCAGAGTATTCTTGCCAAGCTCCACCGCGCTTTCTGAATGTACGAGTGAATTCTGCGCTATGTTGGTCCCTGATCCCAGTTTGATATAGCCGCCTTTGCAGCTCAGAATGTTGTTGCGGCTCAGTACACAATTATCGCCGAGCTCAATTCCGCGCGGGTCGTCACCTTTTGCGTCAAGAACGCAATTCTCATCGATGATGCAATTTTCTCCGATTTTGATTTTGTGAGGATGGCGGATCGTGATGTTCCTTCCGAAAGTCACATTGCGTCCGATTTTTCCGAAGACGAGCGGATAAAAGAGATTGCGCAAAAAATAACCGATAGCTCCCGTGCGCGAGTTGCACAGCATCATTACGAGTTCGTACTTGAACAGCATCCACCAGGAGCGCATACCGATCTGCATATCCATGTACTTCTGGATCGGTGTCTTTGCGGTGGTCGTCAGCTGTGATTGAAAATCTGTGTAAGGACGGGCCAATGGTTCGGCAACTTTCTCATTCATTTTTTAACAGAAGATAACGAAGAAAACGAAGGAATTTGAACAGAAGGACGCAAAGAACGCGAAGCGAAAATCATTCAATCTTAGCGTGCTTTGCGATCTTCTGTTCAAAATTTGATCTTAGTTTCCTTTTTTAGCTTTTGTTCAAAATTAGCGTGCGTTGTATGAAATCTGATGGACTGCTTTTGTGCCGGTGTTATTAATCTTATTGCTCAGACCATTCGGCTCTTTGTACGAGATCATGCAGCAACCAATGCAACCTCTCCAGATGCCGGCCTGCTGAAGTTGTCTGCGGAAGGCTTTATACTTTTCGCCATTCCAGATTTCCATCAAAGAATTCTTGCGAATATTTCCCATGTTGTAGCTATAGCAGGGGAACACATCGCCATAAGGACCTATGTGCATCGTTGACCATACAACACGGCAAGTGAAGTGTTCTAGATCAGGCGTGTTCTGATAATGGTCCACAATGTCATCCAGAGGCATGATCGGATTGAAACGAACTTTCGTGACCCGATGCGCATTCGACCGCGCGGTCAGCTCTTCGCAAACCTCACGGAGCAGTTTTGCGTCGATCGGGCGAACCGGCGCGGGAACTTTCATGTGCGCGCGCGCATCTCCCGAGCCTTCGATGCCGTAAGAGGATGGTTGATTATTCACCACCTGATAGGAAACCATGTCCACGCCATTCTCTTCAGCAAGCTTGAAAATGTCGATGAGGCTGTTGATGTTTTCGTCTGTGATGACAACCTTCAAATCGATGATGGGATATTTCTTCTTTTGTTTCCTTTTCTCTTCTCCGAGTGTGTGAATCGTACGCACGGTCTTTTTGTACGCACCTTTGATTTTGACGATGTGATCGTGAAATTCTTCGGGACCTTCAATGGAAACTCCAACAGACATCAATCCGCTTGTCAGTAGATTCGAGGCGCCCATGGAAATTAATTCGGCGAGTTTCTGATCGTTCAAGACCGTTCCATTTGTGACGAAATGACCTTTGTGTTTGCGGCTGATGTACCGCATGATGTCCATGAAGTCGTAGCGGGCCGTGGGTTCGCCACCCGTAATAGTGACGACGGAAAAGCGCGGTAGTGAGTCGACAATCGACTGGATCTCCTTGAGAGTCAGGACCTGCGGCTGCATTTTCTTGGCGCGTTCGACGTTTTCGGGACTGACCACCATGCAAAACTCGCAACGAAGGTTGCAGAAATGCGTAATCACGATGGCGACTCGAAGGGGCGGAAAAGCCCGTCCCTGCTTGTCGAATTTTTGCGGAATCGTCGTGTACGCGCGCGTAACGTCCCGGTATAAAGTGCCAAAATTCATGTTGATTCTCGTGAACTAGAAACTTGCTATTATAACACGGTGACCAGAAACATGCTCGTCAGCATCGTCACGCCGAGTTACAACCAGGCTGCTTTCCTCGAAGAAACAATCCAGTCCGTATTCAACCAGACTTATCAGGATCTGGAATATATCATCATCGATGGCGGCTCAACGGATGGCTCCCAGGAAATCATCCATAAATACGAAACTAAGCTCGCTTACTCGCAAAGCAAGAAGGATGGGGGTTATGCAGATGCCATCAATCAAGGATGGATGCGAGCCACGGGCGACATCCTTGCCTATCTGAATTCGGACGACCTTCTGGAAAAGGACGCACTGCAAAAGGCGGTGCATGCTTTTTCAGATTCACCAGATACAGATGTTGTTTATGGCGACACAACTCTGATTGATGCCCGCGGCAATACCCTGAGCGTTTTTCGGAGCGAACCATTTGATCTTCGCTCTATTTTCCAGACATGGAACGATCCGGTCCGTCAACCGTCCGCTTTTATTCGCAAATCTGTATGGGATCGATTTGGCGGCTTGGACGAGAGTTTTCAATTTTGCGCAGATTTTGAATACTGGATCCGCATCGCCGGCGGCGGCGCCCGATTTCTTTACGTTCCTGATTTACTTTCCAGAGCAAGAACACATTCTGCAGCGAAGTCGGTAGGCCAGCAGGATGTTCAGGCGAAAGAGCTCATCCGCATCTTCGAAAAATTCCGCAACACGCCCGTATTTACAAATTCCGGTGCTTCGGAAAAGGAATCATGGAAAGCGTTGTATCGCGTTGTCAGCGAACACTACATCAATGCCGGGCACAATTGGGATGCACTGCGAGCGTACAACAAATACAGCACACAAGCATTTTCAGGATTCGAACGCGCGTATAGGACTTTGCGTTTCATCGGGAGGTTGATGTTTCGAAGTTAGATTACGATTACGATCAAGATCACGATCCACGATTACGATTGCGTGAGGTTGGGATCACGTATATCATTAGCCTCTATGAATTCGATTACGGCGAAACGGAGTGAGATGGTTTTCATTCCAGGACCGGAAGGTGAGCTGGAAGGGATCTTCTCTTACGTTTCCAAAAAAGTTACGCACCTCGCGGTGCTGTGCCATCCCCATCCTTTATATGGCGGCACCATGCATAACAAAGTGATTTATTCGATGGCGATGGCGCTCAATCAGATCGGTTATGCAACGGTGCGGTTCAATTTTAGAGGTGTCGGACGTTCCAGCGGCGCATTCAATCACGGCATCGGTGAGCAACGGGATGTGGAGGCGGTCCTCGATCATTTTCATCATCAATATCCGGAAGCCATGCTGGTCGTGGGCGGATTCTCATTCGGAGCAAAAGTGGGTTTGCTGGTTGCGTCGCGCGATGAGAGAGTCTCAGCTGTGATCGGAACCGGAGTGACTGTGGATGTTGCCGATTTCAGTTTTCTTTTCGATTACGAAAAACCAAAGTTGATTTTGCAGGGCTCAAACGATCAGTACGGATCGATCAGCAGCACCCAGGACTGGTTCAATCAACTTCAGGAACCAAAGAAGCTCGTGGTCATCGAGGGAGCCGTGCATCTGTTTGATGGAAAATTAACGGAGCTGAAGAACGCCATCATCAATGATTTCCCCGCGTTAACTCAGCACTCGGCACTCATTACTCAGCACTCTCAATAACCCATTCAATGTGCTTTTCCAGCACCGTTAGAGGCATCGAGCCACTTTCCAGAACGGCGGCGTGAAACTTACGCACATCATATTTTTCTTTGAGCGCCTGTTGGGTTTTTTCCCGTAGAGCGCGTATTTTGAAGCTGCCCATCTTATAGCCGAGAGCCTGTCCGGGAATATCGCAGCAATAACGCAACGACTCTGTGTGGATTTGCGTCTCCGATTCCAGGAGATTTGCTCGCATGAATTGCATCGCTTTTTCACGCGGCCAATCAAAATAATTCATGCCGGTATCTACAACCAGCCGCACCGTCAAAAACATTTCCGCCGTCAACCTTCCGTAAAGCTCGTACGGATCCTGATACATGCCCATTTCCTCGGCCAGGCCGGACGAGTATTCGGCCCACCCTTCGACAAACGCGGTGTGGCCGCCCTCCCTTCGAAAAGCGGGAAGTGATTCATTCTCGGATTGTAGATTCAGCTGAAAATGATGTCCTGGGACCAGCTCATGATAAACGAGCGAGCCGGAGTTAAACATCGGTCTTTCTGATAGATTAGAACCATTATAGTAGTAAGTTCCTTTAGGATCCGATTTGGTGGGCACTTGGTAGTATCCGAACGTCATCGATCCTTCCAATTTTGGATCAAGGCGCGAGACTGCATGCGGAGCCTTTGGCTTGAGTGAGAAGTACTCCGGAATCTTCGGTTGAATCCGGCGGTCGAAAGACAGAAGCTTTTCGCCGATTTCTTCAGGTGTTTTTGGAATGAATTGCGGGTCGCTCTTTAAGTTCTTGTGAAACTCTTCCTGGGTGCCCTCAAATTTCAGCGACTCGCGCACGGTTTTCATCCTTTCCTGAAGTTTTCGCACCGCCTCCTGTCCGGTTTCATGGACCTCCTCCGGGGTGACATCCATCGTTGTGTGATAGCGTACAAGCGCGCGGTAGTAATCCTTTTTTTCCGACAGCGTGCGCGGCGACTGTTGTTTGTAGTCCGTCTTCAAATAATCAATCAGCTTCTGGAAAGACGTGTTTACTTCGGTATTGATGACGGTGGCCATCTCCTTTGCGAGAGCTTCCTTCTTCACCTTTTTGGAATAGAAAGGACTGTTCTCACCTTCCTTTCCGTAGTTAGAAAGAAAAGGAATTACGATTTCCAGCTCATCTTTTGGAACCAGAACACCTTCCTTCGCCTGCCGTTCGACGGTCGTGTGGAGTTGCTGAACGTACACAGGCAGCTTTTTCAATAACGCGACGTACTTCTCTGCATCCTCCTCTGAGTTTACGGCGAAGGTGGTGAATGCTTGATGAATTGTGGACAGATCGGAAGCGTAGGGCGTGATCGGAGAAGTGAATTTGAAATAGCGAACAAGATCGACGACTTGCGCGCACTCCCATTTCAAGATTTCCAGAGAAAGGAATTCTTCATGATCGATTTCCTTCGGATCTACTCCTTTCAGTTTGTCTAAAATGTTGTTGCAGAATGCGGCTTCTCTTTTTGCATCCTCCAGAGTGGGATCCGGCAGATCGGTGATCGGCAATCCGAATTTGATCCGGAGGTAGAGAGATTCATCCAGCTCATGTTGCCAGTATTCATCGGCAACCTGTTTGAGAAGAGTCGAGCTTTTGTTTTGTGCATGAAGTGTTGCGAAAAAAAGGAATAAAACGAAAAGTAATACAATTCTTTTAGCCATTGTGTCCTTTTCTAAATCGGTCCAGTTGGAAGAACGGATCCGGTTTCTGTTTATCGAGAACGAGTCCGGCGGTGTATTCGCCGACTGCGGGGCCATGTTTGAAACCGTGCCCGGACCCGCCTCCCACAATCCAGATGTTCTTCATTTGAGTATGCTGATCGATGATGAAGTTTTGATCGGGACTATTCTCATACTGACAGACGCGGGATTCCACCAGAGGCGCATTTTTTAGATCCGGAAAACGCAGCTCAAGAAATTTTCTGGCCGCTTCAAGTTTTTCCGAAGTGATTTTTCGTTCGCCGCTGGTTGGGTTGAAAGGTTCACCGCGCGTATCGTCCGCAACTTTGAAGCCACGCCGCTCATTTCCCGGCACGCCGTAAATCAAACGCTCCCCGTGATCGATCCAGACAGGCATTTTCTTTTCCGTCCAGCGATCCTCTGCCGCAGGAGTTCCGAAAAAGAAAACCTCCTGCCGTGTGGGTTCAATCAAACGGCCCACCATCAGCTCAGGAAAGAGTTCGCTGAGCCAGGGACCGCAGGCAAACACGTACGCATCCGCCTGGAACGTGGATCCATCGGATAATTGCAAAGCGCCTTCCGGTCCTCGTTTTGCGGAAAGCAGGCGATACTCGCCGCCTTCCGCAATAAAAGAATCGAGAACGCACTGGCAGGCTTGTCGCGCGAGCAGAAAGCCCGCTTCCTCTTCCTTCAGGACCCAGCCAACGCCATCAAAATTGATTTGCGGATAATGTTTGGAAGCTTCTGACGGAGTTAGTTTTTGGTAAGGAAGACCCTCGGCCTCCAACAGCGGCATCGCGGCTTTTTCGTAATCGTCATTTTGATTTTCACGAATCATCCATATCGCATTTGTTTTTGTATAGATTTTCCTGTTCCATGCTTTTTCCGCTTCCTTCCATAGCTGAAACGAACGAACCGTCCACTTCACGTAGATCCGGTTCGGTCCGTACACGCCACGAATGACCCGAGTTTCACCACCGGAGCTTGCGCGCGCATTTCCTGGACCCCAGGCGTCGAACACTGTGACCTGTGCTCCGTTGCGAAGAAGAAAGAGCGCTGTCCATCCGCCAAATGCGCCGGCGCCAATCACGGCGACGCGTAACTTCGTAGCGGATGATGCAAGCGCAGGAATTGCAAGGGGCATTGCGAGCGAGCCCGCGAGAAAACTTCGGCGTGGAAATTTCCCTACGGCCATCGATATCCATGGTAGCACGGAGCTATAACAAAGTAGCGCGGACGTCTCGTCTGCGGAGCTGCAGGCGGGACGCCCGCACTACTTTGTTTATAATTGCATCATGAGGATATCAGCATTACTCTTTTGTATTCTGTTCATCACAATTTTCAGCTTTGCGGCAGAAGATGTGAAACCACAAAGGATCAAACCGGGACCAGGTCAGGAATCAGTCTGGGACTATCCGCGCCCGCCAAGGGTGGAAAAGACTTCGAAGAAGATTCGTGTCCTTTATGACGGCGTTGTGATCGCCGAAACGGATCGTGCTGTGCGGGTTTTGGAAACCGGACACGCTCCCGTTTATTACATCCCGCGTGAAGATATACATATGGAGCACATGACTCCATCAACCAAAAGCTCAAAGTGTGAATGGAAAGGAACAGCCGTTTATTTCAACATAAAGGGCAGAACAAAAGAAAATCAAAACGCCGCCTGGAGTTATCCGGAGCCAACACGAGGATATGAAATGATCCGAAATCATCTGGCTTTCTATCCGAAGTTGATGGATGCCTGTTTCGTCAATGGTGAACGTGTCGTTCCCCAGCCAGGCGAATATTATGGCGGATGGATTACGAATGAAATCGTAGGACCGTTTGCAGGAGAATAGGATTGCATGATGAGCGATACAACACTGGCAACATCGGTTTTAAAGGAATTGGAAGCGGAAGCAAATGCATCGCGCAGATGTTTGGAAAGAATTCCTGAAAGATTGTTTGGCTGGAAACCACACGAAAAATCGATGCCAATGGGTTATTTGTCTTTGCTCGTTGCCGAAATTCCCAAATGGATCACGCATACGATCAAGGATTCGGAGATCGATTTTGCTACCTTTCAACACTTAGAGCCGAAAACAGGTGCGGATTTAGTAAAGCATCTCGATGAGAATCTTGCCGAGGCGAAACAGGCTTTGCAAAAGGTAATGGACGGATCGCTCGATGCGCCCTTCTATCTAAAAAACCAGGGGCAGGTGCTGTTTTCATCCTCAAAGAGAGACATGATTCTACCGATGGTCAACCATCTGGTCCATCACCGCGGACAATTGACGATTTACATGCGGCTGAATAATATACCGGTTCCTTCGATCTACGGACCTTCAGCCGACGAACAGGTGTTCTGAGTTATAGAAGTTCGTACGCAGCAGCAGCGATCTCACCCATTGCCTGACCGGTTATTTCGCGAATGGCGTGTGGTTTTGAGCTGACCGGAACGTGATTTACAAAAATGGCGAAGGCCAGGCTGTGCCCCTTTTTAGTGGTCACGTAACCTGCCAGGGCTTTGCTGTCGACCATCACTCGCTTGTGCAGAAGATCGGACCTGCCATAAGTCCCAGTTTTTGCAAAGACGTGACCGGCCGCTGCTGAATATACCTGGATCTGAAACAACGTGCCATCTTTTCCAAGGATCGGCAAAGCATCATGAAATGTCTTTGCCTCCTTATGCCTTGCCCAGTAAGCAAGATAGCTGGTCATGAATTCCGGAGTGAAGTTCGCCGAACCGCCGGCGCCATCTTCCTGCGACGCAGCATCATCGTTCAATCCGGCTTTCGCTAGAAACTCCCGCATTAAATCGAACCCTGATTGTGGCGCTTCTTTTTTTGCAACCACCGAAGCAAGAACATACGGCATCATGCTGGCATGCAGATTCTGACTCACTTTGAGAATGATTTTGATCTCTTCTTTCATGGGTGGCGAGATGTGTTCAGCAACTTGATTTTCCGATTTGTAAAAAGTTGCAAGCGATTTGAAATCCGGCTGATCCTCTTTTAATCTTGCGTTGGCGACAATGCCCTCTTCGCGCAATGCTTCTGTAAGCAACATCTCGCCGTATCGCGCAGGATCTGGAACTGCATAACTGAACATTGTCTCCGGCCCGTTTGCCGGAAGGGAACCAGCAAGCGTGACAGTTCGAGAACCGTCACTGTTCTCAATATCGGAATCCCATCGCAGGTCGGGATCGGAATCGCTTTTCCCTGTGATTGCGCGATTCACGATTCTCACGTAAGACGTTAACGGAGCAACTTTCATCGCTACGGCAGCGTTTTCTGAATCGCCAGGTTTTACAAGCACATCCATAACGTTATCGTTCACTACGATTGGTGAAATAACCACGCCGGTGCCGAGCTCGCGGTCTCCTTGCTTGAACAGAGTCGCGTCCACCAGGACTCGCCCGCTGATTCTTTTGATTTTGTGACCAGCAACCTGTTTTGCCAATTTGCGAATTACTCGCAGCGGGTCCTCTCCGACACCACGGCTGTGCTCTCCTCCGTAAGAATGATCTTCATTTTCAAACAACAGAGCCTCGCCCTCTGTGACTCTTGAGGACAGGTTAGGATCGCCGCTTGCGACCAGAACAAGATCTCCTTGCAAAGTTTCGTTTATCACTTCACCGGTTCGATAGATGCGTGTAGGAAAACGATAATCGGGTCCAAGGATTTCCAGCGCGCTTCCCGCTGTTATCAATTTTGTGGTGGACGCGGGAATAAAGAACTTGTTTGCATTCAGCGCATAAAGCGTTTGTTTCTTTTCGAGCGATAGAAAATGGATTCCA
The bacterium genome window above contains:
- a CDS encoding alpha/beta fold hydrolase, giving the protein MNSITAKRSEMVFIPGPEGELEGIFSYVSKKVTHLAVLCHPHPLYGGTMHNKVIYSMAMALNQIGYATVRFNFRGVGRSSGAFNHGIGEQRDVEAVLDHFHHQYPEAMLVVGGFSFGAKVGLLVASRDERVSAVIGTGVTVDVADFSFLFDYEKPKLILQGSNDQYGSISSTQDWFNQLQEPKKLVVIEGAVHLFDGKLTELKNAIINDFPALTQHSALITQHSQ
- a CDS encoding acyltransferase codes for the protein MNEKVAEPLARPYTDFQSQLTTTAKTPIQKYMDMQIGMRSWWMLFKYELVMMLCNSRTGAIGYFLRNLFYPLVFGKIGRNVTFGRNITIRHPHKIKIGENCIIDENCVLDAKGDDPRGIELGDNCVLSRNNILSCKGGYIKLGSGTNIAQNSLVHSESAVELGKNTLVASYVYFVGGGNHDFSRTDIPIIQQPSLSRGGIFIEDNCWFGAGVIILDGCKIGNDSVFAAGAVVNSEIPPYSIVVGMPARVLRNRLENLES
- a CDS encoding adenylyltransferase/cytidyltransferase family protein — translated: MNKVRTLNDLKAILESRKESRVVFANGCFDVLHVGHVRYLQEARALGDLLIVGLNSDDSVHRLKGEGRPVLNQDARAELLGAMQCVDYVVIFDDDTVDRLLVELRPHFHCKGGDYTPETVPEKETVKRYGGSTSITGGRKIQSTRWLFEEIRRRYS
- a CDS encoding bifunctional ADP-heptose synthase, which translates into the protein MKDLLNYLPSLRGKKVGVYGDLIADEYVYGTIHRFSREAPVFVVNYEASQIGPGGAANAINNIHGLGGNPYPFGVLGNDTPGRTLLHVLKEKGISTDGIVCDDDHPTFIKQRVVAGSPHSVKQQILRIDRCLPLSADAHCHKELTNRLSDFAKDLDVLIISDYGLGVASSAHLAPILKELSQAGLPCFVDSRYNLQAYAGVTAATPNEPELESILGKSVDAKNIMEAGKHLLTKLDLQALLITRGRNGMALFTKNQDPRSIPIFGSSDIVDVTGAGDTVITTFALAVAAGASFYDAARLANCAAGLVVMKRGAATVTPEELGEAIRIADMHE
- a CDS encoding glycosyltransferase family 9 protein → MEVQLPLQGEGKYNPPVGYSKKYGAGIPEEPRSICILQLNSIGDIIHTLPVAHLLKERFPSARITWIAEKGLAPLLNHHPAVGQLLLVDTKKWRKRILSPAVWKEVYSFLRYLRSQEFDLVLDFQGIFKSALLARFSGSSRRIGMAHSDRSQKWSFLFLNEFSTGTAKKEHIIEKNLAVLESVGIRSENLPLHFHIHPEEEAVQYVEQELKKLEIEDFVLINPGGGWITKLWDEDKFAQLIDMIYNDLHIPSLIVWGPGERHLADKVARKCITPAMISFSTNLSELIALTSRSRLMVSSDSGPLHLASALGIPVVGLYGPTDPLRNGPWNPHDSACTINYQCSPCYLRVCPIGIQCMKKLEVPQVLDSVKKTFYLSTSLNTNQ
- a CDS encoding radical SAM protein gives rise to the protein MNFGTLYRDVTRAYTTIPQKFDKQGRAFPPLRVAIVITHFCNLRCEFCMVVSPENVERAKKMQPQVLTLKEIQSIVDSLPRFSVVTITGGEPTARYDFMDIMRYISRKHKGHFVTNGTVLNDQKLAELISMGASNLLTSGLMSVGVSIEGPEEFHDHIVKIKGAYKKTVRTIHTLGEEKRKQKKKYPIIDLKVVITDENINSLIDIFKLAEENGVDMVSYQVVNNQPSSYGIEGSGDARAHMKVPAPVRPIDAKLLREVCEELTARSNAHRVTKVRFNPIMPLDDIVDHYQNTPDLEHFTCRVVWSTMHIGPYGDVFPCYSYNMGNIRKNSLMEIWNGEKYKAFRRQLQQAGIWRGCIGCCMISYKEPNGLSNKINNTGTKAVHQISYNAR
- a CDS encoding glycosyltransferase — translated: MTRNMLVSIVTPSYNQAAFLEETIQSVFNQTYQDLEYIIIDGGSTDGSQEIIHKYETKLAYSQSKKDGGYADAINQGWMRATGDILAYLNSDDLLEKDALQKAVHAFSDSPDTDVVYGDTTLIDARGNTLSVFRSEPFDLRSIFQTWNDPVRQPSAFIRKSVWDRFGGLDESFQFCADFEYWIRIAGGGARFLYVPDLLSRARTHSAAKSVGQQDVQAKELIRIFEKFRNTPVFTNSGASEKESWKALYRVVSEHYINAGHNWDALRAYNKYSTQAFSGFERAYRTLRFIGRLMFRS
- a CDS encoding isoprenylcysteine carboxylmethyltransferase family protein, whose product is MAVKLYSQWVRRHRRNLGIPLVVAALLLARYEPRFLGFSIALVVAGEAIRIWAAGHLRKEQLLTTGGPYRIIRNPLYLGSFLIAVGFCLVANSVWIWLLVAAYFALCYVPVIRHEESVLQGKFPGEFSQYSADVPALYPTIRLYPNISTQFSWQQVLRNKEYNAVLGILVGYAYLVLIASKLS